Proteins encoded together in one Chitinophaga lutea window:
- a CDS encoding M23 family metallopeptidase, with the protein MITYLLLILTMGIGLWSILLFFRATRKPVPGAVFTALLSLSMGLFIYLYGTWVFLTIYAKYVFGGLYVLLGLLFLLRRKVTLGNGWIPVKVFFTLLLALGCVLYFTGTMGKPGTVELDFPLKKGRYFVLQGGKGLPTNLFHFSLRGAVYAMDIVKLDDLGRRANTVFSRRLEDYAIFGDTIYAPCDGVVTRAYGDNPDNIPPNMQRGPKNTNLVLIETPDYYVFMAHLKKGSVFVKEGDTVKTGYPLGRVGNSGFSSEPHLHIQVHARENGKPWYSSTPLYIHFNGKGYLLNEMIKRKDL; encoded by the coding sequence ATGATAACGTACCTGTTGCTGATACTGACGATGGGAATTGGTTTATGGAGCATCCTGCTGTTTTTCCGCGCTACGCGCAAACCCGTTCCGGGGGCTGTGTTTACGGCGCTGCTGTCGCTGTCGATGGGCCTGTTTATCTACCTCTACGGTACCTGGGTATTTCTCACCATTTACGCGAAATATGTGTTCGGCGGCCTGTACGTGTTGCTGGGGCTGTTGTTCCTGCTGCGGCGGAAAGTGACGCTCGGTAACGGGTGGATACCGGTGAAGGTGTTTTTTACCCTATTGCTGGCGCTGGGCTGTGTTTTGTATTTCACGGGCACCATGGGCAAGCCGGGAACGGTAGAGCTGGATTTTCCGCTTAAAAAGGGCCGTTATTTCGTTTTGCAGGGCGGGAAGGGATTACCCACCAACCTCTTTCACTTCAGCCTGCGCGGCGCGGTGTATGCCATGGACATCGTGAAGCTGGACGACCTCGGCCGCCGGGCCAACACGGTATTCTCGCGGCGGCTGGAAGATTATGCGATTTTCGGAGATACGATATATGCTCCCTGTGATGGAGTGGTGACGCGCGCCTACGGCGACAACCCGGACAATATACCGCCCAACATGCAGCGCGGCCCCAAGAATACCAACCTTGTACTGATTGAAACGCCGGATTACTACGTATTCATGGCCCACCTGAAAAAAGGGAGCGTATTCGTGAAAGAAGGCGATACCGTTAAAACCGGCTACCCGTTGGGCCGGGTCGGTAATTCGGGTTTCAGTTCGGAGCCGCACCTGCACATCCAGGTGCATGCGCGGGAAAACGGGAAGCCCTGGTATAGCTCAACGCCCCTGTATATTCACTTTAACGGGAAAGGGTATTTGTTGAACGAGATGATCAAGCGGAAGGATCTTTGA
- a CDS encoding acyl-CoA mutase large subunit family protein encodes MEKKIRTDSGIEIQPLYTRPVPMDEVPGSFPFTRGIHASMYRDKLWTMRQYAGFSTAEESNKRYHYLLGQGVMGLSVAFDLPTQIGYDSDHAMAEGEVGKVGVAIDSLEDMEVLFSRIDLEKVSTSMTINATAYILLALYIALAKKQGADLKKISGTIQNDILKEYAARGTFIYPPKPSMRLITDIFDYCSREVPKWNTISISGYHIREAGANAVQELAFTLSNGKAYLQAALEKGLDINVFAKRLSFFFNAHNHLFEEVAKFRAARNMWAHITKSLGATDPKAQMLRFHTQTGGSTLTAQQPHNNIVRVAVQTLAATLGGTQSLHTNGFDEAISLPTESAARIALRTQQIIGYESGVADTVDPLGGSYYVEALTREVETRAWELIEKIDAMGGAVSAIEQGFVQDEIARSAYQYQKEIETGERVIVGVNKFTVKEEADTEVFRIDDSIRKLQSEKLQSLRSRRDNAKAAAALSALEAAAGTTANLMPLVVDAVEAYCTLGEIADTLRKVWGEYSGI; translated from the coding sequence ATGGAAAAGAAGATCAGGACCGATTCGGGTATCGAGATACAGCCCCTGTACACCCGTCCCGTACCGATGGATGAAGTGCCGGGCAGCTTCCCTTTTACAAGGGGTATTCACGCCTCCATGTACCGCGATAAACTGTGGACCATGCGGCAGTATGCCGGCTTCAGCACCGCGGAGGAATCGAACAAACGTTACCATTACCTGCTCGGTCAGGGCGTGATGGGCCTCAGCGTGGCGTTCGATCTGCCTACCCAGATCGGTTACGATTCGGACCATGCCATGGCGGAAGGCGAAGTTGGCAAAGTAGGCGTGGCCATCGACTCCCTCGAAGATATGGAAGTGCTCTTTTCCAGGATCGACCTCGAAAAAGTGTCGACTTCCATGACCATCAACGCCACCGCCTATATCCTGCTGGCGCTCTACATCGCCCTTGCCAAAAAACAGGGGGCCGACCTGAAAAAGATCTCGGGCACCATTCAGAACGACATTCTCAAAGAATATGCCGCCAGGGGCACTTTCATTTATCCGCCCAAACCCTCCATGCGGCTCATCACCGATATTTTCGACTATTGCAGCCGCGAGGTGCCCAAATGGAATACCATTTCCATCAGCGGATATCACATCCGTGAAGCGGGCGCCAATGCGGTGCAGGAACTGGCGTTCACCCTCTCTAACGGCAAAGCCTACCTGCAGGCGGCGCTGGAAAAGGGGCTCGACATCAACGTATTCGCCAAAAGGCTCAGCTTTTTCTTCAACGCCCACAACCACCTTTTCGAAGAGGTGGCCAAATTCAGGGCGGCCCGCAACATGTGGGCCCACATCACCAAAAGCCTGGGCGCTACCGATCCCAAGGCGCAGATGCTTCGCTTCCACACCCAAACCGGCGGCAGCACCCTTACGGCGCAACAGCCGCATAACAACATTGTACGGGTAGCCGTTCAAACGCTGGCGGCTACACTCGGCGGTACGCAAAGCCTGCACACCAACGGGTTCGACGAAGCGATCTCCCTGCCCACCGAATCCGCCGCGCGCATTGCGCTGCGCACCCAGCAGATCATCGGCTACGAAAGCGGGGTGGCTGACACCGTAGACCCGCTCGGCGGCTCCTACTACGTGGAAGCGCTCACCCGCGAAGTGGAAACCCGCGCCTGGGAACTGATCGAGAAGATCGATGCCATGGGCGGCGCCGTGAGCGCCATCGAACAGGGGTTCGTACAGGACGAGATCGCCCGCAGCGCCTACCAGTACCAGAAAGAAATCGAAACGGGCGAAAGGGTGATCGTGGGGGTGAACAAATTCACCGTTAAGGAAGAAGCGGATACGGAAGTGTTCCGCATCGACGACAGCATCCGCAAACTGCAGTCGGAGAAACTGCAGTCGCTCCGCAGCCGCCGCGATAACGCCAAAGCCGCCGCCGCTCTCTCCGCCCTGGAAGCCGCCGCCGGCACCACG